A genomic segment from candidate division KSB1 bacterium encodes:
- a CDS encoding PAS domain S-box protein — protein sequence MPVGSSAERTKLDVAVVTISLLLQLAAAYFALRLIRVTGKRFGWTLLAVAIFLMAVRRGLVLHEAVRGLAYVPSRTISAGEWIGLVISLLMVVGLAWAYPMFASLRRATDILRDNEEKYRTLFESSGAALLILRGDRVLDCNQSAAELMRTRRKDLIGKNLSELLPPRQPDGSGSETVARERVEAALAGRPQVFEWTLARGDGSLFPAEVRLNRFLLSGEPLVLASVWDLTEQKLIQKRIHDLSVAYETFVRASLVGIWRVEFPEPIPTGLPPEEIAARILDTGFFAEVNQTLAEMYGYQSPAEMVGKPVASLVHRREDSIQRLSTFVENGFRWAYVENSEVDSRGQIRYFANSYVGLPDGGFLTSIWGIQIDITERVKATQALRESEERYRALIENAGELIAVVQDEVVRFVNSKPLARYGYLPREVLGKPIWDFVHPQDRALLKGLYERRLRGEEVSGNLEFRLVARRGEVRWFRINAVPIEWEGRPAVLNFLADVTDRVLAEQALRESEELFRNLTETTSSAIVLYRGERFLYVNRAMEELTGYTRDELLAMKFWEVVHPDQRDEVRERGKARLRGEPVPDRYEIKLLRKDGQVRWVDFSARRILYHDEPAGLGTAIDITEKKLLQEQLFQSQKMEAIGRLAGGVAHDFNNILTAIRGYADLALQDVPPDSTLRKDLLEIRNAADRAADLTRQLLAFSRKQILRPQPLNLNDVLQEMRGMVARLIGEDIRLEMRLAPDLGPVELDPSQIQQVVMNLVVNARDAMPTGGVLTLETQNVELDDEYVRLHPEVKAGSYVLLTISDTGVGMDEPTKARIFEPFFTTKEAGKGTGLGLSTVYGIVKQSGGYIWVYSELGQGTTFKIYFPRLSRPGRPVERPPEPDVQRLTGSETILLVEDQPDVRQMAQRTLQRKGYRVLVAATPQEALQLLAQAGSTVDLVLTDVVMPGMNGAVLAEQIRAVLPEVCVLYTSGYTDSAIVERVAGDPRSDFLQKPFSPVVLLQKVRTLLDTAKRPREA from the coding sequence ATGCCAGTAGGATCAAGCGCCGAGAGGACGAAGCTGGACGTCGCTGTAGTCACAATTAGCCTCCTGCTGCAACTTGCCGCCGCCTACTTTGCCCTGCGCCTCATCCGCGTTACCGGGAAAAGGTTTGGCTGGACCCTCCTTGCGGTGGCCATTTTCCTCATGGCGGTTCGGCGCGGCTTGGTCTTGCACGAGGCGGTGAGGGGGTTGGCATACGTGCCTTCCCGCACGATCTCCGCCGGGGAGTGGATCGGCCTCGTTATCTCCCTCCTGATGGTCGTAGGATTAGCCTGGGCCTATCCGATGTTCGCCTCCCTCCGCCGGGCTACGGACATCCTGCGGGACAACGAGGAAAAGTATCGCACATTGTTTGAGAGCTCGGGCGCCGCTTTGCTCATCCTGCGGGGAGATCGGGTACTGGACTGCAACCAGTCGGCAGCGGAATTGATGCGGACCCGGCGCAAGGATCTGATCGGGAAAAACCTATCCGAGCTCTTACCGCCGCGTCAGCCTGATGGCTCAGGGTCAGAGACAGTGGCCAGAGAGAGGGTGGAAGCGGCTCTTGCGGGCCGGCCGCAGGTATTTGAGTGGACTCTGGCGCGCGGCGACGGATCCCTGTTCCCCGCCGAGGTGCGCCTCAACCGCTTCTTGCTGTCGGGCGAACCCCTCGTACTGGCCTCGGTGTGGGATCTCACGGAGCAAAAGCTTATTCAGAAAAGGATCCACGATCTGAGCGTTGCGTACGAAACCTTCGTACGGGCCAGCCTGGTCGGAATCTGGCGGGTGGAGTTTCCGGAGCCCATCCCCACGGGTCTGCCGCCGGAGGAAATCGCTGCGCGCATCCTGGACACCGGTTTCTTCGCCGAGGTAAACCAGACCCTGGCGGAGATGTACGGCTACCAGAGCCCCGCGGAGATGGTCGGGAAACCGGTCGCAAGCCTCGTCCACAGGCGGGAGGATTCCATTCAGCGCCTCTCGACGTTTGTCGAGAACGGCTTCCGCTGGGCCTACGTGGAGAATTCCGAAGTCGACAGCCGCGGGCAAATCCGCTATTTTGCGAACTCGTACGTTGGTCTCCCCGACGGGGGTTTCCTCACCTCCATCTGGGGGATCCAGATCGATATCACCGAGCGCGTTAAAGCCACGCAGGCACTGCGGGAATCGGAGGAGAGATACCGAGCCCTCATCGAGAATGCGGGTGAGCTCATTGCGGTCGTCCAGGATGAGGTCGTCCGGTTCGTGAATTCTAAGCCGCTGGCTCGCTACGGCTATCTTCCGCGGGAGGTGCTGGGAAAGCCGATCTGGGATTTTGTGCACCCCCAAGACCGGGCCCTCCTTAAGGGGCTCTACGAGCGTCGCCTGCGCGGCGAAGAGGTCTCTGGCAACCTTGAGTTCCGGCTCGTCGCTCGTCGTGGAGAGGTACGGTGGTTCCGCATTAACGCCGTGCCAATTGAGTGGGAGGGCCGACCCGCGGTGCTCAACTTCCTGGCGGATGTCACCGATCGGGTGCTGGCGGAACAGGCACTTCGGGAGAGCGAGGAGCTCTTCCGCAACCTGACGGAGACCACATCTTCGGCGATTGTTCTGTACCGGGGCGAGCGGTTCCTCTACGTGAACCGGGCGATGGAGGAACTCACAGGCTACACCCGCGATGAGTTGCTGGCGATGAAATTCTGGGAGGTTGTGCACCCGGACCAGCGCGACGAGGTACGCGAACGCGGTAAAGCCCGACTGCGGGGAGAGCCTGTGCCCGATCGGTACGAGATCAAGCTCTTGCGCAAGGACGGCCAGGTACGCTGGGTGGATTTCTCGGCGCGGCGCATCCTCTACCACGATGAGCCCGCGGGACTCGGCACAGCGATCGATATTACCGAGAAGAAGCTCCTGCAGGAGCAGCTGTTCCAGTCTCAGAAAATGGAGGCCATTGGCCGACTGGCTGGGGGGGTGGCGCACGACTTCAACAATATCCTGACGGCCATTCGGGGATATGCCGATCTGGCCCTTCAGGACGTACCGCCGGATTCCACCCTGCGGAAAGACCTTCTGGAGATTCGCAATGCTGCGGACCGCGCGGCTGACCTCACCCGTCAGCTTCTGGCGTTCAGCCGCAAACAGATTCTCCGACCCCAGCCCCTCAACCTGAACGACGTGCTGCAGGAAATGCGCGGCATGGTGGCGCGCCTGATCGGCGAGGATATCCGTTTGGAAATGCGCCTGGCCCCGGACCTCGGGCCCGTGGAACTGGACCCCTCCCAGATCCAGCAGGTCGTGATGAACCTTGTGGTGAACGCACGGGACGCTATGCCCACCGGAGGCGTCCTCACCCTCGAAACCCAGAACGTGGAGCTCGATGACGAATACGTCCGCTTACACCCGGAAGTGAAGGCGGGCAGCTACGTCCTGCTGACCATCTCCGACACCGGTGTCGGGATGGACGAGCCGACCAAAGCGCGAATCTTCGAGCCCTTCTTCACGACTAAGGAGGCGGGCAAGGGTACAGGACTCGGGCTTTCCACGGTGTACGGGATCGTGAAGCAGAGCGGGGGTTACATCTGGGTCTACAGCGAGTTGGGGCAGGGTACCACCTTCAAGATCTACTTCCCGAGGCTTTCCCGCCCCGGACGGCCCGTGGAGCGCCCGCCCGAACCAGACGTCCAGAGGCTCACCGGCAGCGAAACGATCCTTCTTGTGGAGGACCAGCCGGACGTGCGGCAAATGGCCCAGCGGACGCTGCAACGCAAGGGCTACAGGGTGCTGGTCGCCGCCACGCCCCAGGAGGCCCTCCAGCTGCTTGCCCAGGCCGGATCGACGGTCGATCTCGTTCTGACCGACGTGGTCATGCCGGGAATGAACGGCGCGGTCCTGGCGGAACAGATTCGCGCAGTGCTCCCCGAGGTCTGTGTCCTTTACACCTCGGGCTACACGGACAGCGCCATTGTGGAGAGGGTCGCTGGCGATCCCCGCAGCGATTTTCTCCAGAAGCCCTTCAGCCCCGTAGTCCTGCTCCAGAAGGTGAGGACGCTTCTGGACACTGCGAAACGGCCACGGGAAGCGTAG
- a CDS encoding outer membrane lipoprotein-sorting protein, with amino-acid sequence MVRRVTMIGLVALAFWPVPGPAQEKISGREIMELSLRGGDWKDMQGDLTMILTNARGQQRVRKLKFFSRKRTPDESDMLMRFLEPADVRDTGFLILEHKDADDDRYLYLPALRRVSRITASGRGGNFMGSDFSYYDIGRPKLNDWNYQLLGEELVGGNACYKIECTPASPDVTRDTRYSKIIRWIRKDVYTTVRAEYYDRDGQLWKVLEVPEHKFIGGIWFATRMIMKDVQIQNISEMRFENLEVNTGLAADLFSERYLRRGS; translated from the coding sequence ATGGTGCGCAGAGTAACGATGATCGGCCTCGTGGCGTTAGCTTTTTGGCCGGTGCCCGGGCCAGCCCAAGAAAAAATCAGCGGGCGGGAGATCATGGAGCTCAGCCTGCGCGGGGGTGACTGGAAAGACATGCAGGGCGATCTCACGATGATCCTGACCAACGCCCGCGGGCAACAACGAGTGCGGAAGCTCAAGTTCTTCTCCCGGAAGCGCACCCCGGATGAAAGCGACATGTTGATGCGCTTCCTGGAGCCCGCCGATGTGCGCGACACCGGATTCCTGATCCTCGAGCACAAGGATGCGGACGACGATCGCTACCTCTATCTTCCCGCCTTGCGACGGGTCAGTCGCATCACGGCCAGCGGACGGGGCGGCAATTTCATGGGATCCGATTTCAGTTACTACGACATCGGCCGGCCCAAGCTCAACGACTGGAACTATCAGCTCCTCGGTGAAGAGCTCGTGGGCGGAAATGCCTGCTACAAAATTGAATGCACGCCCGCCTCGCCGGATGTGACCCGCGACACCCGGTACAGCAAAATCATCCGCTGGATCCGGAAGGATGTCTACACCACGGTTCGAGCCGAGTATTACGACAGGGACGGGCAGCTCTGGAAGGTCCTCGAGGTGCCCGAGCACAAGTTCATCGGGGGGATCTGGTTCGCGACACGGATGATCATGAAAGACGTACAGATCCAGAACATCAGTGAAATGCGTTTCGAGAACCTCGAGGTGAACACAGGTTTGGCCGCGGATCTCTTCTCGGAGCGCTACCTGCGGCGAGGAAGTTGA
- a CDS encoding MMPL family transporter, which produces MSRLFRFVVNHPKITLALILIVTVFFSYSLRFLKVETDIASSLPQDIPAKRLYDRVSEIFPSKEVILVMAEADDFFQTPVVAQVKDLTHRLEQLAGVHSVLSPTNAKVIRATPEGIDVREAAEELPETPEAMVRFRQLLLGDPLFTGTIISRDGRAGAILVFLKKEARGSKVAAEVLQVLRESAGPAALYAAGKPVVNYYLEQGMNRDWSRLMPAVLVIVFFLPYLRFRSIRLVLLPFGVVVMSVLWTLGTMALVGSPLSHSTTVLPILLMSIGVADGIHILSRYHANARGIRGRHELVLATMEELRAPVIITSLTTMAGFLALNTSRVNSLLQLGIFTAFGVFVALILSLTFLPACLVLMPVPEARVAKGEGWLDRAFRAYGAFLVRGQRWVMLGVVILILVSLAGLPRIVLESNDVENFPEKHPVRVALEKVNQHFGGATTLEIVIEGKDPDDIKDPRALAAMAALEEALRKDPLVGSTISIADYVKTMHRALHGGDSSYYRIPTDTEPTGAIASAGDTGDDEPASARELIAQYLQLYEMSAGPEDFSNLVDYEYRTAKVTAFLRTNRRTELLRVDGTIRAYLRENPPPLPTEVTGSSELYLAVNELVVAGQFKSILVSLGLVFLLTALMFRSVVAGFFNVIPLFFGILLNFAFMGWAGLYLNLMTMVTSSIAIGVGVDYAIHFCHRYQRKIREGESFEGATVRSLDEAGTAIFLNAATVAAGFAVLLLSQFRGIVHMGLLITLTMCWTGVAALSILPVLLMRLRPVSWLGRSRC; this is translated from the coding sequence ATGAGCAGGCTATTTCGGTTCGTGGTCAATCATCCCAAAATCACCCTGGCGTTGATCTTGATCGTGACCGTGTTTTTCTCGTATTCCCTGCGATTTCTCAAGGTGGAGACGGACATTGCCTCCTCTCTCCCGCAGGATATCCCCGCGAAGCGCCTCTACGACCGCGTCTCAGAAATCTTTCCGAGTAAGGAAGTCATTCTGGTGATGGCCGAGGCTGATGACTTCTTTCAGACGCCTGTCGTCGCCCAGGTAAAGGATCTAACCCATCGCCTCGAACAACTGGCCGGCGTGCACTCCGTGCTGAGTCCCACCAATGCCAAAGTCATTCGTGCGACGCCGGAAGGCATCGATGTGCGCGAGGCCGCCGAGGAGTTGCCGGAGACACCGGAGGCGATGGTCCGTTTCCGGCAGCTTCTTCTCGGGGATCCCCTTTTCACGGGGACCATCATCTCTCGCGACGGTCGGGCAGGCGCCATCCTGGTGTTCCTAAAGAAGGAGGCAAGGGGGAGCAAAGTCGCGGCCGAAGTGCTCCAAGTCTTGCGAGAATCCGCTGGGCCGGCGGCGCTCTATGCGGCGGGTAAGCCGGTTGTGAACTACTACCTTGAGCAGGGGATGAATCGGGATTGGAGCCGGCTTATGCCCGCTGTGCTCGTGATCGTCTTTTTCCTGCCGTACCTCCGGTTCCGCTCCATCCGACTGGTGCTTTTGCCGTTTGGCGTGGTGGTGATGAGCGTACTCTGGACCCTCGGGACGATGGCCCTCGTGGGCTCCCCCTTGTCCCACTCCACCACCGTGCTTCCGATCCTTCTCATGTCGATTGGCGTGGCCGACGGCATTCATATCCTTAGCCGCTACCATGCCAATGCCCGCGGGATTCGGGGCCGGCACGAACTGGTCTTAGCGACCATGGAGGAGCTCAGAGCTCCGGTCATCATCACCTCTCTCACAACCATGGCAGGGTTCCTGGCCCTCAATACCTCGCGCGTCAATTCGCTCCTGCAACTGGGCATATTCACGGCGTTTGGGGTATTTGTGGCCTTGATTCTTTCGCTGACTTTTCTCCCCGCTTGCCTGGTTCTGATGCCCGTGCCGGAGGCAAGAGTCGCAAAAGGCGAGGGCTGGTTGGACCGCGCGTTTCGCGCCTACGGCGCATTCCTCGTACGGGGCCAGCGATGGGTAATGCTCGGGGTAGTGATCTTGATCCTGGTCTCTCTGGCCGGCCTACCCCGGATTGTGCTCGAGAGCAATGACGTAGAGAACTTCCCGGAGAAGCATCCTGTCCGGGTAGCGCTGGAAAAGGTGAACCAGCACTTCGGGGGTGCTACTACTCTCGAGATCGTCATCGAGGGCAAGGACCCCGACGACATCAAAGATCCCAGAGCGCTGGCGGCGATGGCAGCCCTTGAAGAGGCCTTGCGCAAAGATCCGCTGGTCGGGAGCACCATCTCGATCGCCGATTACGTGAAGACCATGCATCGCGCCCTGCACGGTGGGGATTCCAGCTACTACCGGATCCCAACGGACACGGAGCCCACAGGAGCCATTGCCTCCGCGGGGGACACAGGTGACGACGAGCCGGCCTCCGCCCGCGAGCTCATCGCACAATACCTGCAGCTCTACGAAATGTCCGCGGGGCCTGAGGACTTCTCCAACCTCGTGGACTACGAATACCGCACAGCGAAGGTGACCGCCTTCCTCCGAACGAACCGGCGCACAGAGCTCCTCCGGGTGGATGGGACCATTCGTGCCTATTTGCGGGAAAACCCGCCACCGTTGCCCACGGAGGTGACCGGAAGCTCGGAGCTGTACTTGGCCGTCAACGAGCTCGTAGTGGCCGGTCAGTTCAAGAGCATCCTGGTCTCGCTGGGCCTTGTGTTCCTGCTGACCGCGCTCATGTTCCGCTCCGTTGTAGCAGGTTTCTTCAACGTGATCCCCCTATTCTTCGGAATCCTGTTGAATTTTGCTTTCATGGGATGGGCTGGGCTGTACCTGAATCTGATGACGATGGTAACGTCCAGCATCGCCATCGGGGTAGGTGTGGACTACGCAATCCACTTCTGCCACCGGTATCAGAGAAAGATACGGGAGGGAGAAAGCTTCGAGGGTGCCACGGTGCGCTCTTTGGACGAAGCGGGCACGGCTATCTTCCTCAACGCCGCTACCGTGGCCGCGGGATTTGCGGTGCTTCTCCTATCCCAGTTCCGGGGCATCGTGCACATGGGTCTTCTTATCACCCTGACCATGTGCTGGACCGGCGTTGCGGCCCTCAGCATTCTGCCGGTGCTCCTCATGAGATTGCGACCCGTGTCCTGGCTGGGGAGGTCACGCTGTTGA
- a CDS encoding TetR/AcrR family transcriptional regulator, which produces MGVRERQEREREARLEAIRQAALRLFAEKGFAGTSMEDIAAAAELGKGTVYYYFPSKEALLEDILDTYTGRYFQHLSQAIRDQDDLFSVVEKVLLGYVDFHQENPHFLRLHHRWVTDGVREARVQLERFRQRYRELRAPLEQQLRDRARREFSGRLNPEVIVNLVGGLLLVYGSQLQRGTRIDEVREYIGQTLILLRLGFERLKSERGSISGGEMHRQERPE; this is translated from the coding sequence ATGGGCGTCCGAGAGCGGCAGGAAAGGGAAAGAGAAGCCCGCCTGGAAGCGATCCGACAGGCGGCGCTGCGGTTGTTCGCGGAGAAAGGCTTTGCCGGTACGTCCATGGAAGACATAGCCGCCGCAGCCGAACTCGGCAAGGGGACCGTGTATTACTATTTCCCCTCCAAGGAAGCCCTTCTTGAGGACATTCTGGACACCTACACGGGCCGCTACTTTCAGCACTTGTCGCAGGCCATCCGGGATCAGGACGACCTGTTTTCCGTGGTGGAGAAGGTGCTCCTCGGTTACGTGGATTTTCACCAGGAGAATCCCCACTTCCTCCGCCTCCACCACCGGTGGGTGACGGACGGGGTTCGAGAGGCACGTGTACAGCTGGAAAGGTTCCGGCAGAGATACCGGGAGCTACGAGCACCCCTTGAGCAGCAGCTGCGGGATCGTGCGCGGCGCGAGTTCTCCGGTCGGCTCAACCCGGAGGTCATCGTCAATCTCGTAGGTGGACTCCTTCTTGTCTACGGGAGTCAGTTACAGCGGGGCACTCGAATCGACGAGGTGAGGGAGTACATCGGTCAGACATTGATCCTCCTCAGGTTGGGGTTCGAGCGATTGAAAAGCGAACGCGGCTCTATCTCAGGCGGCGAAATGCATCGACAGGAGCGTCCGGAATGA
- a CDS encoding cold-shock protein, with the protein MPRGRVKWFNEQKGYGFIQQEDGEDVFVHYTAIEEEGFKTLQEGQEVEFDYVVGEKGLQATRVRKL; encoded by the coding sequence ATGCCAAGAGGACGCGTGAAGTGGTTCAACGAGCAGAAGGGCTACGGCTTTATCCAGCAGGAGGACGGTGAGGACGTTTTCGTCCACTACACCGCCATCGAAGAGGAAGGCTTCAAGACCCTGCAAGAAGGACAGGAGGTGGAGTTCGACTACGTGGTCGGTGAGAAGGGATTGCAGGCCACGCGCGTGCGAAAGCTCTAA
- the xerD gene encoding site-specific tyrosine recombinase XerD has protein sequence MDSALEVALTRFLDYLRLERNLSRNTIDAYAVDLSKYLQFLDAQGLRSLARVDPETVLDFLAELRRRGLASTSVARCLSAVRTFHRFLQAEGLVPTNPTENLQYPKRKLVLPTVLELHEVEWLLEQPETTDLIGLRDRAILEFLYGTGVRVSELCGIRVQDLFFEEGFVRVLGKGAKERLVPIGEEAIHWTERYLREVRPQIARPRLSRDLVFLGARGKPLSRVMVWKMIRRYAMSAGIRKTIGPHTLRHSFATHLIQGGADLRAVQEMLGHADIATTQIYTHLDREYVKEVYRHYHPREAHGKR, from the coding sequence GTGGACAGCGCTTTGGAGGTCGCCCTCACTCGCTTTCTGGACTATCTACGCCTGGAACGAAACCTCTCCCGGAACACCATCGACGCCTACGCTGTGGACCTCTCGAAGTACCTGCAATTCCTCGACGCCCAAGGCTTGCGCTCCCTGGCCCGGGTAGACCCGGAGACGGTCTTGGATTTCCTGGCGGAGCTGCGGCGCCGCGGCCTTGCCAGTACCTCGGTTGCCCGTTGCCTGTCGGCCGTACGAACGTTCCATCGCTTCCTGCAGGCCGAGGGCCTTGTGCCCACCAATCCCACCGAAAACCTTCAGTATCCGAAGCGGAAGCTGGTGCTCCCGACGGTCCTGGAGCTACACGAGGTGGAGTGGCTTCTGGAACAGCCGGAGACCACCGATCTGATCGGGCTTCGCGATCGTGCGATCCTGGAGTTTCTCTACGGGACCGGCGTCCGGGTATCGGAGCTTTGCGGGATCCGTGTTCAGGATCTTTTTTTCGAGGAGGGTTTTGTTCGCGTCCTGGGCAAGGGGGCCAAGGAACGCCTGGTCCCAATCGGGGAGGAGGCTATTCATTGGACGGAACGTTACCTGCGGGAAGTCCGGCCGCAAATCGCTCGGCCTCGCCTCTCCCGGGATCTCGTATTCCTCGGCGCCAGAGGGAAGCCCCTGTCCCGCGTGATGGTGTGGAAGATGATTCGTCGCTACGCCATGTCTGCGGGCATCCGAAAGACCATTGGTCCCCACACCCTGCGGCACTCTTTCGCAACCCATCTCATTCAGGGCGGAGCCGACCTGCGCGCGGTGCAGGAGATGCTGGGACACGCGGACATCGCCACGACCCAGATCTACACCCACTTGGACCGAGAGTACGTTAAGGAGGTTTACCGGCACTACCACCCCAGAGAAGCCCATGGCAAGCGCTGA